Proteins encoded together in one Pseudomonas sp. TCU-HL1 window:
- a CDS encoding NADPH-dependent 2,4-dienoyl-CoA reductase, whose product MTATRYPHLLAPLDLGFTTLRNRTLMGSMHTGLEEKPNGFERMATYFAERARGGVGLMVTGGIGPNAEGGVYAGAAKLTTAEEAEKHKIVTRAVHEAGGKICMQILHAGRYAYNPKQVAPSAIQAPINPFKPNELDEEGIEKQIQDFVTCSTLAQQAEYDGVEIMGSEGYFINQFLAAHTNQRTDRWGGCYENRMRLAVEIVRRVREAVGPNFIIIFRLSMLDLVEGGSTWDEIVTLAKAIEAAGATLINTGIGWHEARIPTIATKVPRAAFTKVTAKLRGEVKIPLITTNRINTPEVAEQVLAEGDADMVSMARPFLADPDFVNKAAEGRADEINTCIGCNQACLDHTFGGKLTSCLVNPRACHETELNYVPTTTVKKIAVVGAGPAGLSAATVAAERGHSVTLFDAAAEVGGQFNVAKRVPGKEEFFETLRYFKRKLETTGVDLRLNTRVSVEDLAKGGFDEIILATGIAPRTPEIPGIDHPKVIGYLDAILERKPVGQKVAVIGAGGIGFDVSEFVTHHGESTSLSREAFWKEWGIDGALEARGGVAGIKAQPHAAARQVFLLQRKKSKVGDGLGKTTGWIHRTGLKNKLVQMLNSVEYLKVDDAGLHIRVAEGEPLVLPVDTVIVCAGQDPLRELRDGLVAAGQNVHLIGGADVAAELDAKRAINQGSRLAAEL is encoded by the coding sequence ATGACCGCCACCCGTTACCCGCACCTGCTTGCACCCCTCGACCTGGGCTTCACCACACTGCGCAACCGTACCCTGATGGGGTCCATGCACACTGGCCTGGAAGAGAAGCCCAACGGCTTCGAGCGCATGGCCACCTATTTCGCCGAGCGCGCCCGCGGTGGCGTTGGCCTGATGGTGACGGGGGGCATTGGCCCGAACGCCGAAGGTGGCGTCTATGCCGGTGCGGCCAAGCTGACCACCGCGGAAGAGGCCGAAAAGCACAAGATCGTCACCCGCGCGGTGCACGAGGCGGGCGGCAAAATCTGCATGCAGATTCTCCATGCCGGCCGTTACGCCTATAACCCCAAGCAAGTAGCGCCGTCCGCCATCCAGGCACCGATCAACCCCTTCAAACCCAACGAGCTGGATGAAGAGGGCATTGAGAAGCAGATCCAGGATTTCGTCACCTGCTCGACGCTGGCCCAGCAGGCCGAGTACGACGGCGTCGAGATCATGGGTTCCGAGGGCTACTTCATCAACCAGTTCCTTGCCGCTCATACCAACCAGCGCACCGACCGCTGGGGTGGCTGCTACGAGAACCGCATGCGCCTGGCGGTGGAGATCGTCCGCCGTGTCCGTGAGGCGGTAGGTCCGAACTTCATCATTATCTTCCGCCTGTCCATGCTCGACCTGGTGGAAGGCGGCAGCACCTGGGACGAGATCGTCACCCTGGCCAAAGCCATCGAGGCGGCTGGCGCGACCCTCATCAACACCGGTATCGGCTGGCACGAAGCGCGTATCCCGACCATCGCCACCAAGGTGCCGCGCGCGGCCTTCACCAAGGTCACCGCCAAGCTGCGCGGTGAGGTGAAAATCCCGCTGATCACCACCAATCGAATCAACACGCCGGAAGTGGCCGAACAGGTACTGGCCGAAGGTGACGCCGACATGGTGTCCATGGCCCGCCCGTTCCTCGCCGACCCGGACTTCGTCAACAAGGCCGCCGAAGGCCGTGCCGACGAGATCAACACCTGCATCGGCTGCAATCAGGCCTGCCTGGACCACACTTTCGGCGGCAAGCTGACTAGCTGCCTGGTGAATCCGCGCGCCTGCCACGAGACCGAGCTGAACTACGTCCCCACCACCACCGTGAAGAAAATCGCGGTAGTGGGTGCTGGCCCCGCCGGTCTGTCCGCCGCTACCGTAGCCGCCGAGCGTGGCCACAGCGTGACCCTGTTCGACGCAGCTGCTGAAGTCGGCGGCCAGTTCAATGTGGCCAAGCGCGTGCCGGGCAAGGAAGAGTTCTTCGAAACCCTGCGCTACTTCAAGCGCAAGCTGGAAACCACCGGCGTCGACCTGCGCCTGAACACCCGCGTCTCGGTCGAGGACCTGGCCAAGGGCGGTTTCGACGAAATCATCCTGGCCACCGGCATCGCCCCTCGCACCCCGGAAATCCCCGGTATCGATCACCCGAAGGTGATCGGCTACCTGGACGCCATCCTCGAGCGCAAGCCAGTGGGGCAAAAGGTGGCGGTGATCGGCGCAGGCGGTATCGGCTTCGACGTGTCCGAGTTCGTCACTCATCATGGCGAGTCCACCAGCCTCAGCCGCGAGGCCTTCTGGAAGGAATGGGGCATTGACGGCGCCCTGGAGGCCCGTGGCGGCGTTGCCGGAATCAAGGCCCAGCCGCACGCGGCGGCGCGCCAGGTATTCCTGCTGCAACGCAAGAAATCCAAGGTGGGTGATGGCTTGGGCAAGACCACCGGCTGGATTCATCGCACCGGCCTGAAGAACAAGCTGGTGCAGATGCTCAACTCGGTGGAATACCTCAAGGTCGACGACGCCGGCCTGCACATCCGTGTCGCCGAGGGTGAGCCGCTGGTGCTGCCGGTGGACACCGTGATCGTCTGCGCTGGCCAGGACCCGCTGCGTGAGCTGCGGGATGGCCTGGTGGCTGCTGGTCAGAACGTTCACCTGATCGGTGGCGCTGATGTGGCTGCCGAACTGGATGCCAAGCGCGCCATCAATCAAGGTTCGCGCCTGGCCGCCGAACTCTGA
- a CDS encoding chromosome partitioning protein ParA — protein MSMLKKPQQVEAVVFFNDRGICKQMLFSEFEAILDGVVGLPEFSDCQMQLAYLMVNPRLQVRAVVFFYLDFDEDGRADTGWNLPLRQLAERAGRGPDLGAGPIRLACRSQCPVSWQQMHLWDPSLNADRNDLALLRDAIKGNSLGILVEEELPTVLDAERLQVAPEDSWYAPPEITREMAEQLAEKMEKEHRLKTAQLVRQQRLRLSSLSQQNEEAMARVRQAADQSNTALHEQIRALQHALREQEEANAGLQAQLVSESERYQSSREEMNVQLRALERHGRTEADILRAQFEGELQARVAAAVAEYREQLAIRDVELAYRDQLDAQLQAEVNRLRHECDALEGQSGSLMLERLAQLGVVFVVYHPGAGHLTIPLSDIARYQDNPLAYAAAKCFVSENQYRQWLAHYQQPTCEASLPNGERCSMPIDRVEAPSRFVAGESNCCPRHRAGGRLRTAG, from the coding sequence ATGAGCATGCTGAAGAAGCCGCAACAGGTGGAAGCCGTCGTGTTCTTCAACGACCGCGGCATCTGCAAGCAGATGCTCTTTTCAGAGTTCGAAGCCATCCTCGACGGCGTGGTTGGTCTGCCGGAATTCTCCGACTGCCAGATGCAACTGGCCTACCTGATGGTCAACCCGCGACTGCAAGTGCGCGCGGTGGTCTTTTTCTACCTCGACTTCGACGAAGACGGTCGCGCCGACACCGGCTGGAACCTGCCCCTGCGCCAGCTCGCTGAGCGTGCCGGGCGCGGGCCGGACCTGGGCGCGGGGCCCATCCGCCTGGCCTGTCGCAGCCAGTGCCCGGTGTCCTGGCAGCAGATGCACCTCTGGGACCCGAGCCTCAACGCCGACCGCAATGACCTGGCGTTGCTGCGCGACGCCATCAAGGGCAACAGCCTCGGGATTCTGGTGGAAGAGGAGTTGCCTACTGTGCTGGATGCCGAGCGGCTGCAAGTGGCGCCTGAGGACAGTTGGTACGCCCCGCCGGAGATCACCAGGGAAATGGCGGAGCAACTGGCGGAGAAGATGGAAAAGGAGCACCGCCTGAAGACCGCTCAACTGGTCCGACAGCAGCGTTTGCGCCTCAGCTCCCTTAGCCAGCAGAACGAAGAAGCCATGGCGCGCGTGCGCCAGGCTGCCGACCAGAGCAACACGGCGTTGCACGAGCAGATCCGCGCCCTGCAGCATGCCCTGCGCGAGCAGGAAGAGGCCAATGCGGGCCTGCAGGCGCAGTTGGTCAGCGAGTCGGAGCGCTATCAGAGCAGCCGTGAAGAAATGAACGTGCAGCTACGGGCCCTGGAACGTCACGGGCGAACCGAGGCTGACATCCTGCGCGCCCAGTTCGAGGGCGAGCTCCAGGCGCGGGTTGCCGCGGCCGTGGCCGAATACCGCGAACAACTGGCGATTCGCGATGTCGAGTTGGCCTACCGGGACCAGCTGGATGCCCAGCTGCAGGCTGAGGTCAACCGCCTTCGCCACGAATGCGACGCGCTGGAAGGGCAGTCCGGCTCGCTGATGCTGGAGCGCCTGGCGCAGTTGGGTGTCGTGTTCGTGGTCTATCACCCGGGCGCCGGCCATCTGACCATTCCGCTGTCCGATATCGCGCGCTACCAGGACAACCCCCTGGCGTATGCCGCAGCCAAGTGCTTCGTTTCCGAGAATCAGTATCGCCAGTGGCTGGCCCACTATCAGCAGCCCACCTGCGAGGCCAGCCTGCCTAACGGCGAGCGTTGCAGTATGCCCATCGATCGCGTCGAGGCGCCGAGCCGTTTCGTCGCTGGCGAGTCCAACTGCTGCCCCCGTCACCGGGCGGGAGGACGATTGCGTACTGCGGGTTGA
- a CDS encoding 1-aminocyclopropane-1-carboxylate deaminase/D-cysteine desulfhydrase, with protein sequence MILPDWNPRAALEPLRLNWLTAAGLELAVLRLDALDTRVSGNKWFKLAPYLAQAERAGAEGVISLGGAHSNHLHALAAAGARFGFPTVGLLRGEPLDSPTVRDLEGFGMRLHWLGYGGYRARHQPGFWEPWLQRYPCFQPVPEGGGGLAGARGCAELVGMIREQLTVLGWSDYHSLWTAVGTGTTLAGLVLGEAGAHPVIGALAVPPDHGVAGQVSAILGEAGCADRGYQLIDASRGGFARLDAELARFLLESEQAGGLALEPLYTAKALLAIHDEARAGRLPAGSRLVLLHTGGLQGRRAMQADLLQLAGYTDRTVEIQG encoded by the coding sequence CTGATCCTGCCTGACTGGAACCCTCGCGCCGCGCTCGAACCTCTGCGCCTGAACTGGCTGACCGCCGCTGGGCTGGAGCTGGCCGTGCTGCGCCTGGATGCCCTGGACACGCGGGTGTCGGGCAACAAATGGTTCAAGCTGGCCCCCTACCTGGCCCAGGCTGAGCGTGCCGGTGCCGAGGGTGTCATCAGTCTCGGCGGTGCGCACTCCAATCATCTTCACGCCCTGGCTGCGGCCGGTGCTCGCTTCGGTTTTCCCACGGTCGGCCTGTTGCGCGGAGAGCCCCTGGATTCGCCCACCGTGCGCGATCTCGAAGGTTTCGGCATGCGGCTTCACTGGCTGGGTTATGGCGGCTATCGCGCGCGCCACCAGCCGGGCTTCTGGGAGCCCTGGCTGCAGCGATACCCGTGTTTTCAGCCCGTTCCCGAGGGCGGCGGCGGGCTGGCGGGTGCCCGGGGCTGCGCCGAACTGGTGGGGATGATCCGCGAGCAACTGACGGTCCTTGGCTGGAGTGACTACCACAGCCTGTGGACCGCCGTCGGCACCGGCACCACCCTGGCCGGGCTGGTGCTGGGCGAGGCGGGCGCGCATCCGGTGATCGGCGCCCTGGCGGTGCCGCCGGACCACGGTGTGGCCGGGCAGGTGAGCGCCATCCTCGGTGAGGCGGGGTGCGCCGACCGGGGCTATCAGCTGATCGATGCCAGTCGCGGCGGCTTCGCCCGGCTGGATGCCGAGCTTGCGCGTTTTCTCCTGGAGAGCGAGCAGGCGGGCGGGTTAGCCCTGGAGCCGCTCTACACCGCGAAGGCCCTGCTGGCCATCCATGACGAAGCACGTGCCGGCCGCCTCCCCGCGGGTAGCCGCCTGGTGCTGCTGCATACCGGTGGCCTGCAGGGACGCCGGGCCATGCAGGCCGATCTGTTGCAACTGGCCGGCTACACTGACCGGACAGTGGAAATACAAGGATGA
- a CDS encoding cyclic nucleotide-binding domain-containing protein produces MSEPLTLQQLRSLVPLNALSEQQWRELRAQLVPQPLLAGQLLFRRGDQARLSYYLLSGELVLRDADGAEVRLEAGSEAGCHPISPSLPRLHEALAVRDCSLLAVDSATLARQLTWNSAHQDLLLERSAEGDSEWLESLLASPLLAKVPPANVRSMLERLRRMELPAGSQVVTEGEAGDCCYFLQSGRAEVIRGAGSDQQLLAELDVGACFGEEALLGDCPRNASITLLADSVLQRLDREDFLELLKAPVVDEVSLGEAARLMGAGGQWLDVRLQEEYERAHAPQALNMPLHLLRLKARLLDGDGTYLCYCDSGKRSASAVFMLSQLGFRAYALRDGLDALPAVQRDALISEVGAGYLARSGGRVERSR; encoded by the coding sequence ATGAGCGAACCTCTGACTCTCCAGCAATTGCGCAGCCTGGTTCCGCTCAATGCGCTGTCCGAGCAACAGTGGCGCGAGTTGCGCGCGCAACTGGTGCCGCAGCCCCTGCTGGCGGGGCAACTGCTGTTCCGGCGCGGTGATCAGGCGCGCTTGAGCTACTACCTGCTTTCCGGCGAGCTAGTGCTGCGGGATGCCGACGGTGCAGAGGTACGCCTGGAGGCCGGCAGTGAAGCCGGTTGTCACCCCATTTCCCCGAGCCTGCCACGCTTGCACGAAGCACTCGCGGTGCGAGACTGCTCCCTGTTGGCCGTCGACAGCGCTACCCTGGCGCGCCAGCTGACCTGGAATTCCGCCCATCAGGACCTGCTGCTGGAACGGAGTGCGGAGGGCGACAGCGAGTGGCTCGAATCGCTACTGGCCAGCCCGTTGCTGGCCAAGGTGCCGCCGGCGAACGTACGTAGCATGCTGGAGCGGCTGCGGCGCATGGAGTTGCCTGCCGGCAGCCAGGTGGTGACTGAGGGGGAGGCGGGTGATTGCTGCTACTTCCTGCAATCCGGCCGCGCCGAGGTCATTCGTGGCGCAGGCAGTGACCAGCAATTGCTCGCCGAACTCGACGTGGGTGCCTGTTTCGGCGAAGAGGCTCTGCTGGGCGACTGTCCACGCAACGCCAGCATTACCCTGCTGGCGGATAGCGTGCTGCAGCGCCTGGACCGCGAGGACTTCCTCGAACTGCTCAAGGCACCGGTGGTGGATGAGGTGAGCCTGGGCGAGGCGGCGCGCCTGATGGGGGCCGGAGGTCAATGGCTGGATGTGCGCCTGCAAGAGGAGTACGAGCGCGCCCATGCACCCCAGGCGCTGAACATGCCGTTGCACCTGTTGCGCCTGAAGGCGCGATTGCTCGATGGCGACGGCACCTACCTCTGCTATTGCGACAGTGGCAAGCGCAGTGCCAGTGCCGTGTTCATGCTCTCCCAGCTGGGGTTTCGCGCCTATGCCTTGCGCGACGGGCTGGACGCGCTGCCGGCCGTGCAGCGCGATGCATTGATCAGCGAAGTGGGTGCCGGCTACCTGGCCCGCTCCGGTGGTCGGGTCGAGCGCAGTCGCTGA
- a CDS encoding Ig-like domain-containing protein, which translates to MHKWPVVLAMVMGLGAGSAQAQLAAVDPGPYTAATGGFPLWYQDRADPDAAKLKLELCLSKAQSSRAPGNFMCTLLPSPGIFDETKPIVFPGNFPDESFWMLAEAQIDDPGNGIELEAYVAGVEAAFASEVPRQGDQQSFARIRIRVNVPVEGTYRVVHPYGVDTFNVTAPGRRAINMTRDIGISAPGDFRGALAGNVGPFLVSRNGPYREIDPQTGVLETFIGDPNLTEQVTGSPFGTNYVRIEGPGGRVAQTNLFSLSGKVLSSRAGTSLEVPRASYSRSAGRTWISVFGNSVAGASLCFRESIDLVGDPPSPCQFQMTGSDSGTFFGLDSNPASLPPQIVVTATDSSGQTAPTTLSQPLMDSVEINSARYSAADRTLIIEAQSSDEVQVPVLAAEGFGALTRATGTQQRLVAVEVAQPPAFVTVKSAAGGADTEPVTVIGAPGGPANQPPVAMADAASTAPGTPVSINVLVNDSDPDGNVPLSIANLTQPAQGTGSVVASGASVTYTPPSGLDSPLTASFSYQARDSLGALSAPATVTVSVAGNQPPVAGDDSASTTAPNPVTINVLANDSDPEGSVLSVASLTQPPTGQGSVAGNGTNATYTPPANLASPLTTRFSYRAQDAQGNLSGVATVSVSVAPVQVPAETLGIGSATVRATGGLGGLVSGILGILSPSARRYDWDISGTTSRPVGNSIRVEVTSSSGVTLLGTVTPAANGTWRVTVTNSSIAPSNSPSATVRSAFGTVRTSPVTVQ; encoded by the coding sequence ATGCACAAGTGGCCAGTAGTTCTTGCGATGGTAATGGGGCTGGGTGCCGGAAGCGCACAGGCCCAGCTCGCCGCGGTCGACCCGGGTCCGTACACCGCGGCGACCGGCGGCTTTCCCCTGTGGTACCAGGACCGGGCGGACCCGGATGCGGCGAAGCTGAAGCTCGAACTGTGCCTGTCCAAGGCGCAGAGCTCGCGGGCGCCGGGTAATTTCATGTGCACCCTGTTGCCCAGCCCCGGTATTTTCGACGAGACCAAGCCCATTGTCTTTCCGGGCAACTTCCCCGACGAGAGTTTCTGGATGCTCGCCGAGGCCCAAATCGACGATCCGGGCAATGGCATCGAGCTGGAAGCCTATGTCGCTGGTGTCGAGGCGGCCTTCGCCAGCGAAGTGCCGCGCCAGGGCGACCAGCAGAGCTTTGCGCGCATCCGCATCCGGGTGAATGTGCCGGTGGAGGGCACCTACCGGGTGGTCCATCCCTACGGCGTGGACACGTTCAACGTCACCGCCCCCGGACGTCGCGCCATCAACATGACCCGCGACATCGGCATTAGCGCGCCGGGTGATTTTCGCGGTGCTCTGGCCGGCAACGTCGGTCCGTTCCTGGTCAGTCGCAATGGTCCGTATCGGGAAATCGATCCGCAGACCGGAGTGCTGGAAACCTTCATTGGCGACCCCAACCTCACCGAGCAGGTTACCGGCAGCCCCTTCGGGACCAACTACGTGCGCATCGAAGGACCCGGTGGGCGCGTGGCCCAGACCAACCTGTTCAGCCTGTCGGGCAAGGTCCTCAGCAGCCGCGCGGGTACGTCCCTGGAAGTCCCGCGTGCCAGCTACAGCCGCAGTGCCGGCCGTACCTGGATCTCGGTCTTTGGCAATTCAGTCGCTGGCGCAAGCCTGTGCTTCCGCGAGTCCATCGACTTGGTGGGCGATCCGCCGTCGCCCTGCCAGTTCCAGATGACCGGCAGCGACAGCGGCACGTTCTTTGGGCTGGACAGCAACCCGGCCAGCTTGCCGCCGCAGATCGTGGTGACTGCCACCGACAGCAGCGGCCAGACTGCGCCGACCACCCTGAGCCAGCCGCTGATGGACTCGGTCGAAATCAACTCGGCGCGGTACTCGGCTGCAGATCGCACCCTGATCATCGAAGCGCAATCCAGCGACGAGGTGCAGGTGCCTGTCCTGGCGGCCGAAGGCTTCGGTGCGCTGACCCGGGCAACTGGCACTCAGCAGCGCCTGGTTGCGGTGGAGGTGGCGCAGCCGCCAGCGTTCGTGACAGTGAAGTCCGCGGCGGGTGGTGCGGATACCGAGCCTGTGACGGTCATCGGCGCGCCCGGTGGCCCGGCCAATCAGCCGCCCGTGGCCATGGCGGACGCCGCCAGTACCGCGCCCGGCACCCCGGTGAGCATCAATGTGCTGGTCAATGACAGCGACCCGGACGGCAATGTGCCGCTGTCCATCGCCAACCTCACCCAACCGGCGCAGGGCACGGGTAGCGTGGTCGCCAGCGGTGCTTCGGTGACCTATACGCCGCCGTCCGGCCTCGACAGCCCGCTGACTGCCAGCTTCAGCTACCAGGCGCGGGACAGCCTGGGTGCGCTCTCGGCACCGGCGACGGTCACCGTGTCCGTAGCCGGCAACCAGCCGCCGGTGGCGGGGGACGACTCGGCGAGCACTACGGCGCCGAACCCGGTCACCATCAACGTGCTGGCCAACGATAGCGATCCGGAAGGTAGCGTGCTGAGTGTGGCCAGCCTGACCCAGCCACCGACCGGGCAGGGCAGCGTTGCCGGCAACGGCACCAACGCCACCTACACGCCGCCGGCCAACCTGGCCAGCCCGCTGACCACCCGCTTCAGCTACCGTGCCCAGGACGCGCAGGGCAACCTGTCCGGTGTCGCAACGGTGAGCGTGTCCGTGGCGCCGGTACAGGTGCCGGCGGAAACCCTGGGCATCGGTTCGGCCACGGTGCGCGCAACAGGCGGCCTGGGGGGGCTGGTGTCGGGCATCCTCGGCATCCTGTCGCCGTCGGCGCGGCGCTACGACTGGGATATCAGCGGCACCACCTCGCGCCCTGTCGGCAACAGCATCCGCGTCGAGGTGACCAGCAGCTCCGGCGTTACCCTGCTGGGAACCGTGACGCCGGCAGCCAATGGCACCTGGCGCGTGACCGTCACCAACTCCAGCATCGCGCCCAGCAACAGCCCCAGCGCCACTGTGCGCTCGGCCTTTGGGACCGTGCGGACCAGCCCGGTGACTGTGCAGTAA
- a CDS encoding DUF1853 family protein, which yields MQAFESLTDLPRQLRHPGVRDLAWALLSPPLLSQPPWRQRHPLSASGWASHPERLAEWLHRLDRQPDMLDHWLTQAPNRRLGLYYERLWQFALSQAPDVELLAANLPIRIAGQTLGELDLLLRDAEGVHHLELAIKLYLGPRHGDGGSPSQWLGPGSHDRLDLKLEHLSQHQLPLSSSPESRQALDQLDAQPASAELWLGGYLFYPWPGTCTAPQGANPLHLRGHWLRQNELDDFLGQTTDGHWQPLPRQAWLAPAASDADACWTEEHFRQWREQLEPGSPARLLVRLVPDGQGIWQEADRAFVVSDRWPLAPL from the coding sequence ATGCAAGCCTTCGAATCGCTGACCGACCTGCCCCGCCAGTTGCGCCACCCGGGTGTGCGCGACCTGGCCTGGGCCCTGCTTTCACCGCCACTGCTCAGCCAACCGCCCTGGCGCCAGCGCCACCCGTTGAGCGCCAGCGGCTGGGCCAGCCATCCCGAGCGCCTGGCCGAGTGGCTGCACCGGCTGGACCGGCAACCGGACATGCTCGATCACTGGCTGACGCAGGCGCCCAATCGACGTCTGGGCCTCTACTACGAGCGCCTCTGGCAGTTCGCCCTCAGCCAGGCACCGGACGTCGAACTGCTGGCGGCCAACCTGCCGATCCGCATTGCCGGACAAACCCTGGGCGAGCTGGACCTGTTGCTGCGCGACGCCGAAGGCGTGCATCACCTGGAACTGGCGATCAAGCTCTACCTGGGCCCGCGCCATGGCGATGGCGGCAGTCCCTCGCAATGGCTGGGTCCCGGCAGCCACGACCGCCTCGACCTCAAGCTGGAACACCTCAGCCAGCACCAGTTGCCGCTGTCATCCAGCCCCGAAAGCCGCCAGGCGCTGGACCAACTGGACGCCCAGCCGGCCAGCGCCGAACTTTGGCTCGGCGGCTACCTCTTCTACCCCTGGCCAGGCACCTGTACGGCGCCGCAGGGGGCCAATCCCTTGCATCTGCGCGGGCACTGGTTGCGCCAGAACGAACTGGACGACTTCCTCGGCCAGACCACTGACGGCCACTGGCAACCACTGCCCCGGCAAGCCTGGCTGGCGCCTGCGGCCAGCGACGCCGACGCCTGCTGGACCGAGGAGCATTTTCGCCAGTGGCGCGAACAACTCGAACCGGGCAGCCCGGCGCGCCTTCTGGTGCGACTGGTTCCGGACGGACAGGGCATCTGGCAGGAAGCTGATCGGGCCTTCGTGGTCAGCGACCGCTGGCCGTTGGCGCCGTTGTAG
- a CDS encoding NAD(+) kinase gives MEQFRNVGIIGRLGSPHVLDTIRRLKKFLLDRHLHVILEDTIAEVLPGHGLQTSSRKILGEVCDLVIVVGGDGSMLGAARALARHNVPVLGINRGSLGFLTDIRPDELEVKVAEVLEGRYSVETRFLLEAEVRRHSEAIGQGDALNDVVLHPGKSTRMIEFELHIDGQFVCSQKADGLIIATPTGSTAYALSAGGPIMHPKLDAIVVVPMYPHTLSSRPIVVDSTSELKIVVSPNLQIYPLVSCDGQNHFTCAPGDTITVAKKPQKLRLIHPLDHNYYEVCRTKLGWGSRLGGGD, from the coding sequence ATGGAGCAATTCCGCAACGTTGGCATCATCGGTCGCCTGGGCAGTCCCCATGTGCTCGACACCATTCGCCGGCTGAAGAAATTCCTGCTGGACCGCCACCTTCACGTGATTCTCGAAGACACCATCGCCGAGGTGCTGCCCGGTCATGGTCTGCAGACGTCGTCACGCAAGATCCTCGGTGAGGTCTGTGATCTGGTGATCGTCGTCGGTGGCGACGGCAGCATGCTCGGCGCCGCCCGGGCGCTGGCACGGCACAATGTGCCGGTGCTGGGGATCAACCGTGGTAGCCTGGGTTTCCTCACCGATATCCGTCCGGACGAGCTGGAAGTGAAGGTGGCGGAAGTGCTGGAAGGCCGCTACAGCGTCGAGACGCGCTTCCTGCTGGAAGCCGAGGTCCGCCGCCACAGCGAGGCCATTGGCCAGGGTGACGCGCTTAACGACGTGGTGCTGCATCCCGGTAAATCGACGCGGATGATCGAGTTCGAACTGCACATCGACGGCCAGTTCGTCTGCAGCCAGAAGGCCGACGGCCTGATCATCGCCACCCCCACCGGTTCCACTGCCTACGCGCTGTCCGCCGGGGGGCCGATCATGCATCCCAAGCTGGATGCCATCGTGGTCGTGCCCATGTACCCGCATACGCTGTCCAGCCGGCCCATCGTGGTCGACAGCACCAGCGAGCTGAAAATCGTCGTTTCGCCCAACCTGCAGATCTATCCGCTGGTGTCCTGCGACGGGCAGAACCACTTCACCTGCGCTCCGGGCGACACGATCACGGTGGCCAAGAAGCCGCAGAAGCTGCGCCTGATCCACCCCCTGGACCACAACTATTACGAGGTCTGCCGGACCAAGCTGGGCTGGGGCAGCCGACTCGGCGGAGGCGACTGA
- a CDS encoding metallophosphoesterase, whose protein sequence is MSLDPARGYDLIGDVHGCAHTLERLLDRLGYCKRGEVWQHPQRMALFLGDIIDRGPRIREALHLVHAMVEARQALCIMGNHEYNALGWSTPAPPGSGRHFVREHTPRHTRLIKETLEQFEGHPADWRDFLGWFYELPLFLDGGHFRMVHACWDGELVAALRDMHPDGRINEAFIKAAADPVSFASRVFDRLLRGTDLPLPGGMTLTGSDGFTRSVFRTKFWAEDPQTYGDVVFQPDALPEQVASQPLSKAHKSRLLSYGPQEPILFVGHYWRRGRPAPIRGNLACLDYSAVMYGKLVAYRLDQESRLDPDKFVWVDVERPEEPR, encoded by the coding sequence ATGAGCCTCGATCCTGCCCGTGGCTACGACCTGATCGGCGACGTCCACGGTTGCGCGCACACCCTGGAGCGCCTGCTCGACCGCCTGGGTTACTGCAAGCGGGGCGAAGTCTGGCAGCACCCGCAGCGCATGGCGTTGTTCCTGGGCGACATCATTGATCGCGGCCCCCGTATCCGTGAGGCGCTGCATCTGGTGCATGCCATGGTGGAGGCCCGGCAGGCGCTGTGCATCATGGGCAACCATGAGTACAACGCACTGGGCTGGAGTACGCCGGCGCCACCGGGCAGCGGCCGTCACTTCGTCCGCGAGCACACTCCGCGCCACACCCGGCTGATCAAGGAAACCCTGGAGCAGTTCGAGGGGCATCCGGCGGACTGGCGGGATTTCCTCGGTTGGTTCTACGAACTGCCGCTGTTCCTCGACGGTGGCCACTTCCGGATGGTTCACGCGTGCTGGGACGGTGAGCTGGTCGCTGCCCTGCGGGACATGCACCCGGACGGGCGAATCAACGAGGCGTTCATCAAGGCGGCAGCCGACCCTGTCAGCTTTGCCAGCCGCGTGTTCGACCGCCTGTTGCGGGGGACCGACCTGCCGCTGCCGGGCGGGATGACCCTGACCGGCAGCGACGGCTTCACCCGCTCGGTGTTCCGCACAAAGTTCTGGGCCGAAGACCCGCAGACTTACGGCGACGTGGTGTTCCAGCCCGACGCGTTGCCTGAGCAAGTGGCCAGCCAGCCGCTGTCCAAGGCGCACAAGTCGCGGTTGCTGAGCTACGGCCCGCAGGAGCCGATCCTGTTCGTTGGTCACTACTGGCGACGCGGGCGCCCGGCCCCGATTCGCGGAAACCTGGCCTGCCTCGACTACAGCGCGGTGATGTACGGCAAGCTGGTCGCCTACCGGCTCGACCAGGAAAGCCGGCTGGACCCGGACAAGTTCGTCTGGGTGGATGTGGAACGACCGGAGGAGCCCCGATGA